The Triticum aestivum cultivar Chinese Spring chromosome 3A, IWGSC CS RefSeq v2.1, whole genome shotgun sequence genome includes a region encoding these proteins:
- the LOC123062770 gene encoding serine hydroxymethyltransferase 7, which translates to MDLSRPESSDLSLGLHPHAHAHARVHARAATPLRLFDDSDDVKTEGSVGGGGDGEDGNDEGADQHFSLLGHSLCVKRPRRGLYGGGGGGETSSCSSSSAAAMRPAKRQASGADLEARRSAVRAWGNQPLAEADPDVHALMERERERQVRGIELIASENFVCRAVLDALGSHLTNKYSEGHPGARYYGGNQHIDAIERLCHERACTAFGLDPACWGVNVQPYSCTSANLAVYTGLLLPNDRIMGLEPPSGGHVSHGYYTPSGKKVSGASIFFESLSYKVNPQTGYIDYDKLEDRAMDFHPKILICGGSSYPREWDFARMRLIADKCGAVLMCDMAHISGLVAAKECRSPFDYCDVVTSTTHKNLRGPRGGIIFFRKGKNMRKRGGSFSQGDENDYDFEDKINFAVFPSLQGGPHNNHIAALAITLKQVATPEYKAYIQQVKKNAQALASALLRRKCRLVTGGTDNHLVLWDLRTFGLTGKNFEKVCELCHISINKTPIYGDNGSISPGGVRIGTPAMTTRGCLEDDFEVIADFLIRATQIAGSVLKQHGKVQKEFLRGLENNKDIIELGNQVEAFASQFAMPGFDV; encoded by the exons ATGGATCTCTCGCGGCCGGAGTCGTCGGACCTCTCGCTCGGGCTCCACCCGCACGCCCACGCCCATGCGCGCGTGCACGCGCGCGCCGCCACGCCGCTGCGGCTGTTCGACGACTCGGACGACGTCAAGACGGAGGGCAGcgtcgggggcggcggcgacggcgaggacgggaacgacgagggcgccgaCCAGCACTTCTCGCTCCTCGGCCACTCGCTCTGCGTCAAGCGCCCGCGCCGCGGGCtctacggcggcggcgggggaggggagacctcctcctgctcgtcctcgtCCGCGGCGGCCATGCGCCCCGCGAAGCGCCAGGCGTCGGGCGCGGATCTGGAGGCGCGGCGCAGCGCGGTCCGCGCGTGGGGGAACCAGCCGCTCGCGGAGGCCGACCCGGACGTGCACGCGCTCATGGAGCGCGAGAGGGAGCGCCAGGTGCGCGGCATCGAGCTCATCGCCTCGGAGAACTTCGTCTGCCGCGCCGTGCTCGACGCCCTCGGCAGCCACCTCACCAACAAGTACTCCGAGGGGCACCCGGGCGCTCGCTACTACGGCGGGAACCAGCACATCGACGCCATCGAGCGGCTCTGCCATGAGCGCGCCTGCACCGCCTTCGGTCTCGACCCGGCCTGCTGGGGTGTCAATGTCCAGCCCTACTCATGCACCTCCGCGAACCTGGCGGTCTACACAGGGCTTCTCCTACCCAATGACCGTATCATGGGCCTTGAGCCGCCGTCCGGTGGCCATGTCAGCCACGGGTATTACACGCCTAGTGGTAAGAAGGTGTCTGGCGCCTCGATATTCTTTGAGAGCTTGTCATACAAGGTGAATCCACAGACTGGCTATATTGATTATGACAAGCTTGAGGACCGGGCAATGGATTTCCACCCAAAGATTCTTATCTGTGGTGGGAGTTCCTACCCCAGGGAGTGGGACTTTGCACGGATGAGGCTGATAGCTGACAAGTGTGGCGCAGTGCTCATGTGCGACATGGCGCATATTAGCGGACTTGTTGCAGCGAAG GAATGTCGCAGTCCATTCGACTACTGTGACGTTGTTACCTCAACTACTCACAAGAACCTAAGGGGTCCTAGAGGTGGAATAATATTTTTTAGGAAAGGGAAGAATATGAGGAAGCGAGGTGGATCTTTTTCTCAAGGGGATGAAAATGATTATGATTTTGAGGATAAGATAAATTTCGCTGTATTCCCTTCACTGCAAGGAGGGCCGCATAATAACCATATTGCTGCTTTAGCGATAACGCTGAAGCAAGTTGCGACGCCTGAATATAAAGCATACATTCAACAAGTTAAGAAAAATGCTCAAGCTTTGGCATCGGCCTTGCTCAGAAGAAAATGCAGATTGGTTACTGGTGGCACTGATAATCACTTGGTGCTTTGGGACCTCAGAACTTTTGGCTTGACCG GGAAGAACTTTGAGAAGGTCTGTGAGCTGTGCCACATCTCTATAAATAAGACACCGATATATGGGGATAATGGCTCAATATCTCCCGGTGGCGTGCGTATTG GAACACCTGCAATGACTACTAGAGGTTGCCTAGAAGATGACTTCGAGGTGATCGCAGACTTCCTCATAAGGGCGACACAGATAGCTGGTAGTGTTCTGAAACAACACGGAAAAGTCCAGAAGGAATTTCTAAGAGGCCTGGAGAACAATAAGGACATTATAGAGCTCGGTAACCAGGTTGAGGCTTTCGCATCACAGTTTGCGATGCCAGGTTTTGATGTATGA
- the LOC123062771 gene encoding uncharacterized protein — MVNAFFATLARGLDDLSGAGGLSSLPALLRAAALLRGLHSQLMVLVGQLHLPPGGRWLDEYMDETARLWDACLAVKLGLAAVERYCAAASCAAAALDDWLQDPSPLSTRQVMRAISASRREAMAAEEENRALSESRIAPLSLQLDERRAADARLSGFNGFRGLLYALHNASSLLLLILAGGAVAGSPRSPSDGGADTNDDGFMSSIATLQKRMAEEAAGDDGGDGAPGMIRMQELRRARAAAEAAREEVERAAAAGGKCAVLDGAVKDKAGELKAWLEVLRAGTDGLACQLDDFLDDIVEGRKELSDLCSH; from the exons ATGGTGAACGCCTTCTTCGCGACCCTGGCGCGGGGGCTGGACGACCTGAGCGGCGCGGGCGGGCTGTCGTCGCTGCCGGCGCTGTTGCGTGCGGCCGCGCTGCTCAGGGGCCTGCACTCGCAGCTCATGGTGCTCGTCGGCCAGCTCCACCTGCCGCCCGGCGGCCGGTGGCTGGACGAGTACATGGACGAGACGGCCCGCCTCTGGGACGCCTGCCTCGCCGTCAAGCTCGGCCTCGCCGCCGTCGAGCGCTACTGCGCCGCGGCTTCCTGCGCGGCCGCCGCCCTCGACGACTGGCTCCAGGACCCCTCCCCCCTCTCCACCCGCCAG GTGATGCGGGCGATCtcggcgtcgaggagggaggccatggcggcggaggaggagaacCGGGCGCTGTCCGAGTCGAGGATCGCGCCGCTGTCGCTGCAGCTGGACGAGCGGCGCGCGGCCGACGCGAGGCTCAGCGGCTTCAACGGCTTCCGCGGGCTGCTCTACGCGCTGCACAACGCCAGCTCCCTCCTCCTGCTCATCCTGGCCGGCGGCGCCGTCGCGGGGTCCCCGCGCTCGCCCTCCGACGGCGGCGCGGACACCAACGACGACGGGTTCATGTCCTCCATCGCGACGCTGCAGAAGCGGATGGCGGAGGAGGCcgcgggcgacgacggcggcgacggcgcgccGGGGATGATCCGGATGCAGGAGCTGCGgcgcgcgcgggcggcggcggaggcggcgcgggaggaggtggagcgcgcggcggcggcgggcggcaagtGCGCTGTCCTTGACGGCGCGGTGAAGGACAAGGCCGGGGAGCTGAAGGCGTGGCTGGAGGTGCTCCGCGCCGGCACGGACGGGCTGGCGTGCCAGCTGGACGACTTCCTGGACGACATCGTGGAGGGCCGCAAGGAGCTCTCCGACCTTTGCAGCCACTGA